A genomic region of Desulfosarcina ovata subsp. ovata contains the following coding sequences:
- a CDS encoding DDE-type integrase/transposase/recombinase encodes MSDSWEIAAWRFEMISPLVDDKLTEAEKRRILSDRTRKSVQWPCSSPKRPIGRSTLFRWMKDYREKGFLGLMPKVRKDKGLARTDRSEQVNYALGLLYEEPGRSLTQLMIYLELEFGELSMSRSTLSRDLRAHPAFLGILQRRKAAGKKLRDLYETDQPHEIWQMDAKGPFSVMLTDGQTIRVHVLSILDDFSRYILAAIIAQAENIQAAVRVFRLAASKWGIALRMQFDRASAYDSEVFRTGLAFLGVHRNWVKSRNPEAQGKIEAYHRSLKRWFVKELPNQEVVDIHHLEALLQATIALVYNRHHHREIKMTPEQALARRLSTRRVGAEQLAQAFKIAVQAKSHPKTGQVNLPNGLFRVPTRFAGKECDFRYDPVNTDQALLIIDDAHQIPLEPFTKKHPFDFQKTEEKRGTGQLQKLLDVWQGHCRPNAQPGFGLPEVFRELSRLLQRPVPIDQREAAAIEAFYRQNGPLPAQPFHQAIDKTADALGPNRALKTYLQYLERLVKAQANKPDPQEDSL; translated from the coding sequence ATGTCCGATTCATGGGAGATCGCCGCCTGGCGGTTCGAAATGATCAGTCCACTTGTGGACGACAAACTGACCGAAGCGGAAAAACGGCGCATTCTTAGCGATCGTACGCGGAAGTCTGTTCAATGGCCGTGTTCGTCCCCAAAAAGGCCCATCGGCAGAAGCACACTGTTCCGGTGGATGAAAGATTACCGCGAAAAAGGCTTTTTGGGGCTGATGCCCAAGGTCAGAAAAGACAAGGGGCTGGCCCGCACCGACCGCAGTGAACAGGTGAACTACGCCCTGGGGCTTTTGTACGAAGAGCCCGGGCGCTCTTTGACCCAGCTGATGATTTACCTCGAATTGGAGTTCGGTGAGCTGTCCATGAGTCGCTCGACCCTGAGCCGTGATCTTCGCGCACACCCGGCATTTTTGGGCATTTTGCAACGCCGAAAGGCAGCAGGCAAAAAGCTGCGGGACCTGTACGAGACAGATCAGCCACACGAGATCTGGCAGATGGACGCCAAAGGCCCGTTTTCGGTAATGTTGACCGACGGCCAAACGATCCGGGTCCATGTGCTGTCGATCCTCGATGATTTTAGCCGATACATTCTGGCCGCCATCATCGCACAGGCTGAAAATATCCAAGCCGCCGTCAGGGTCTTTCGCCTGGCCGCATCCAAGTGGGGGATTGCCCTTCGCATGCAGTTTGACCGCGCCTCGGCTTATGACTCCGAAGTCTTCCGCACCGGCCTTGCCTTTTTGGGGGTTCATCGAAACTGGGTAAAATCCCGCAACCCAGAGGCACAAGGGAAAATCGAAGCTTATCACAGATCCCTGAAAAGATGGTTCGTCAAAGAGCTGCCAAACCAGGAAGTGGTCGATATCCATCATCTGGAGGCTCTGCTTCAGGCGACGATCGCTTTGGTCTACAACCGGCACCACCATCGTGAAATCAAGATGACCCCGGAACAAGCCCTGGCCCGACGCCTCTCAACACGGCGCGTCGGTGCCGAACAACTTGCCCAGGCATTTAAAATCGCCGTCCAGGCCAAAAGCCACCCGAAAACCGGCCAGGTGAATCTACCCAACGGCCTTTTCCGTGTGCCGACCCGCTTTGCAGGAAAAGAATGTGATTTTCGCTACGATCCGGTCAACACAGACCAAGCCTTGCTGATCATCGATGATGCGCACCAGATCCCGCTTGAACCCTTCACCAAAAAGCACCCCTTCGATTTTCAAAAGACAGAGGAAAAACGGGGCACCGGACAGCTGCAAAAACTTTTGGATGTCTGGCAGGGTCACTGCCGACCCAATGCCCAGCCCGGCTTCGGTTTGCCGGAAGTGTTTCGTGAGTTAAGCCGGCTGCTGCAGCGCCCCGTCCCCATCGACCAACGCGAAGCCGCGGCCATCGAAGCCTTTTATCGACAAAACGGCCCCTTGCCCGCACAGCCGTTTCACCAAGCGATCGACAAAACCGCCGACGCCCTTGGACCCAACCGTGCCCTGAAAACCTATCTGCAATACCTGGAAAGGCTTGTAAAGGCACAGGCAAATAAACCCGATCCCCAGGAGGACTCTCTATGA